In Verrucomicrobiia bacterium, the following are encoded in one genomic region:
- a CDS encoding CBS domain-containing protein, translating into MAFTGTVSAVLQQKKHSAVYSVGPDQTVFEAIGKMAEYNVGALVVVENGRLMGMISERDYTRKVALQGKSSKETRVREILTFPVITVTPTTTVEECLRLMTQHRIRHLPVLEKDQLVGVLSIGDLVNWIITTQSQVIEQLTHYISGSY; encoded by the coding sequence ATGGCATTCACAGGAACTGTCAGCGCCGTCTTGCAGCAGAAAAAACATTCGGCCGTTTATTCCGTCGGCCCCGACCAGACCGTCTTTGAGGCCATCGGCAAAATGGCCGAGTACAACGTCGGCGCGCTGGTGGTGGTGGAAAACGGGCGCCTCATGGGCATGATCTCCGAGCGCGACTACACCCGCAAGGTGGCCCTGCAGGGGAAAAGCTCCAAGGAGACCAGGGTCCGGGAAATCCTCACCTTCCCCGTCATCACCGTCACCCCCACCACCACCGTCGAGGAATGTCTGCGGCTCATGACGCAGCATCGCATCCGCCATCTGCCGGTGCTGGAAAAGGATCAACTGGTGGGGGTGCTCTCCATCGGTGACCTGGTCAACTGGATCATCACCACGCAGAGCCAGGTGATCGAGCAGCTCACGCATTACATCTCCGGTAGCTATTGA
- the arsM gene encoding arsenite methyltransferase, producing MKEPLLPADQVRQQVRARYGAIALQAESGCGCGCGCAIPPQVLGYRPEDLAVAPPGAEMGLGCGNPTALAAVQPGQTVLDLGCGGGFDCFVIARKTGPTGRVIGVDMTPEMIARARANAAQAGAGNVEFRLGEIEHLPVADASVDWIISNCVINLSPNKAQVLAEAFRVLRPGGGLAITDIVAVQPMPEKLKTDWAALTGCVAGAATVAEWTTLLQRAGFVEIQIELKPNSRELLNHWMPGAGEVAASASITARKPVA from the coding sequence ATGAAAGAACCACTCCTGCCCGCCGATCAGGTCCGCCAACAGGTGCGGGCCCGTTACGGCGCCATCGCGCTGCAGGCCGAATCTGGCTGTGGCTGCGGTTGCGGTTGCGCCATCCCTCCGCAGGTCTTGGGCTACCGTCCCGAGGATCTCGCCGTGGCCCCGCCCGGGGCGGAGATGGGTCTGGGCTGCGGCAACCCCACGGCCCTGGCCGCGGTGCAGCCGGGGCAAACCGTGCTCGATCTGGGCTGCGGGGGCGGCTTTGACTGTTTTGTGATTGCCCGCAAAACCGGCCCTACGGGACGGGTCATTGGCGTGGACATGACCCCTGAGATGATTGCGAGGGCGCGTGCGAATGCCGCCCAGGCCGGGGCCGGGAATGTCGAATTTCGCCTGGGCGAAATTGAACATCTGCCCGTGGCCGATGCCTCGGTGGACTGGATCATCTCCAACTGCGTCATCAACCTCTCCCCCAACAAAGCGCAGGTGCTCGCCGAGGCCTTCCGGGTGTTGCGCCCCGGCGGAGGGCTTGCGATCACGGACATCGTGGCCGTGCAACCGATGCCGGAGAAGCTGAAAACCGATTGGGCCGCCCTCACCGGCTGCGTGGCCGGGGCGGCCACCGTGGCCGAGTGGACAACCCTGCTTCAACGCGCCGGTTTCGTGGAGATCCAGATTGAGCTGAAGCCCAACAGCCGCGAGCTGCTAAATCATTGGATGCCGGGGGCGGGCGAGGTGGCGGCCTCCGCCAGCATTACGGCACGAAAGCCGGTTGCGTAA
- a CDS encoding glycoside hydrolase N-terminal domain-containing protein, with product MIYPSRLMMMLALALPLARVDLNAANPGGPLQLWYDKPAARWVEALAIGNGKISAMVFGGVGQERLQLNEGTLWAGGPYDPVNPEAREALPEVRQLINEGKYREAAKLIGAKVMAKPLRQMPYQTVGDLRLAFAGSTNAENYRRTLDLDTAITTVSYTAGGVRYQREAFASAPDNVIVLRLTAEPPARLAFTASMRTPMAATVTTEGNDTLVMQGMGGTAQGIKGQIRYQALVKLLPEGGQMTAEGGTVTVTNARAVTLLIAAATSYKRFDDVSGDPEAAARAAIAAAGKKTWAQLRAAHLADYQPRFRRVTLDLGQTEAMQLPTDERIRRFGQGNDPQLAALYYQFGRYLLLSCSRPGGQPATLQGLWNESMSPPWDSKYTININTEMNYWPAESGNLAECVEPLIAMVEELTITGARTAQKMYGARGWVVHHNTDLWRASAPIDGPQWGMWPCGGAWLCLHLWDRYEYSGDPAVLRRIYPVLKGAAEFFVDTLQETPDKKWLVTNPSLSPENAHPFGTSICAGPTMDMQILRDLFACTIKAATLLGVDKDFCRQLAATRARLAPNQIGSAGQLQEWLEDWDLKAPERRHRHVSHLYGLYPGRDIHRRDTPALAEAVKKSLELRGDKATGWATAWRICLWTHLGDGDHAYQILQHLLSPELTYPNMFDAHPPFQIDGNFGGAAGIAEMLLQSRVGTVTEPLQTAARPEIELLPALPKAWPNGRVTGLRARGGFEVDITWREGRLVEAVVRAPQGGAAQLRYGTATRDIKLARGGSYKWNGR from the coding sequence ATGATATATCCCTCGAGGCTGATGATGATGTTGGCGCTGGCGCTGCCGCTGGCGCGCGTGGACTTGAACGCCGCCAACCCCGGCGGCCCGTTGCAGCTCTGGTATGACAAACCGGCGGCGCGCTGGGTCGAGGCCCTGGCCATTGGCAACGGCAAAATCAGCGCCATGGTTTTTGGCGGGGTGGGCCAGGAGCGGCTGCAACTCAATGAAGGCACGCTCTGGGCCGGCGGGCCGTATGATCCGGTCAACCCCGAGGCCCGGGAGGCCCTGCCCGAGGTGCGACAACTCATCAACGAAGGCAAATATCGCGAGGCCGCCAAGCTCATTGGCGCCAAGGTCATGGCCAAACCGTTGCGGCAGATGCCCTACCAGACGGTGGGCGATCTGCGCCTTGCCTTTGCGGGCAGCACCAATGCCGAGAATTACCGGCGCACCTTGGATTTGGATACGGCCATCACCACGGTGAGCTACACCGCCGGCGGCGTGCGTTATCAGCGCGAAGCCTTTGCCAGCGCCCCCGATAACGTGATCGTATTGCGCCTGACGGCCGAGCCGCCCGCCCGGCTCGCCTTCACCGCCAGCATGCGGACTCCCATGGCCGCCACGGTGACCACCGAGGGCAACGACACCCTCGTCATGCAGGGCATGGGCGGCACGGCCCAGGGCATCAAGGGCCAGATCCGTTATCAGGCCCTGGTCAAACTTCTGCCCGAAGGCGGCCAAATGACGGCCGAGGGCGGCACAGTCACGGTGACCAATGCCCGCGCGGTCACCCTGCTCATCGCCGCGGCCACGAGTTACAAGCGCTTTGACGACGTCAGCGGCGATCCGGAAGCGGCGGCCCGGGCCGCCATCGCCGCCGCCGGCAAGAAAACCTGGGCCCAATTGCGCGCCGCCCACCTGGCGGATTATCAGCCGCGCTTCCGGCGGGTGACGCTGGACTTGGGGCAGACGGAGGCCATGCAACTGCCCACCGACGAGCGCATCCGGCGTTTTGGGCAGGGGAATGATCCCCAACTGGCCGCCCTTTATTACCAGTTTGGGCGCTACCTGCTGCTCAGTTGTTCCCGGCCCGGCGGCCAGCCCGCCACGCTGCAGGGGTTGTGGAATGAAAGCATGAGTCCGCCGTGGGACAGCAAATACACCATCAACATCAACACGGAGATGAACTACTGGCCGGCGGAGTCCGGCAACCTGGCCGAATGTGTGGAGCCGCTCATCGCCATGGTGGAGGAACTGACAATCACCGGGGCGCGGACGGCGCAGAAAATGTATGGCGCGCGCGGCTGGGTGGTGCATCACAACACGGATTTGTGGCGGGCCTCGGCGCCGATTGACGGCCCGCAATGGGGCATGTGGCCCTGCGGCGGCGCGTGGCTCTGCCTGCACCTGTGGGATCGCTACGAGTACAGCGGCGATCCGGCCGTGCTCCGGCGGATTTACCCCGTCCTCAAAGGGGCGGCGGAATTTTTCGTGGATACCCTGCAGGAAACCCCGGACAAAAAATGGCTGGTCACCAATCCCTCGCTTTCGCCGGAAAACGCGCATCCCTTCGGCACCTCGATCTGCGCCGGCCCCACGATGGACATGCAGATTTTGCGCGATCTCTTTGCCTGCACCATCAAGGCGGCCACGCTGCTGGGGGTGGACAAGGATTTTTGCCGCCAGCTTGCCGCCACGCGCGCCCGGCTGGCCCCCAACCAGATCGGCAGCGCGGGGCAGTTGCAGGAATGGCTGGAGGACTGGGACTTGAAGGCGCCGGAGCGACGCCATCGGCATGTCTCCCACTTGTATGGCTTGTATCCCGGGCGGGACATCCACCGGCGCGACACGCCCGCCCTGGCGGAGGCGGTGAAGAAATCGCTGGAGCTGCGCGGGGACAAGGCCACCGGCTGGGCCACGGCCTGGCGCATCTGCCTCTGGACCCACCTGGGCGACGGCGACCACGCCTACCAGATTTTGCAGCATCTCCTCAGCCCGGAGCTGACCTATCCCAACATGTTTGACGCGCATCCGCCCTTCCAGATTGACGGCAATTTCGGCGGCGCGGCCGGCATTGCGGAAATGTTGCTGCAAAGCCGCGTGGGCACCGTAACCGAGCCGTTGCAAACCGCCGCCCGCCCGGAGATCGAGCTCCTGCCTGCCCTGCCCAAAGCCTGGCCCAATGGCCGCGTTACCGGCCTGCGGGCGCGCGGCGGGTTCGAGGTGGACATCACCTGGCGCGAGGGCCGGCTGGTGGAGGCGGTGGTGCGTGCGCCGCAGGGGGGCGCCGCCCAACTGCGGTATGGGACGGCAACGCGGGACATCAAGCTGGCACGCGGCGGGTCCTACAAGTGGAATGGCCGCTGA